A window from Pyrococcus yayanosii CH1 encodes these proteins:
- a CDS encoding class I SAM-dependent methyltransferase: protein MGFAEYYRAFPTYTDIHSEEYRRRLEELEPLLIKYMPRRGRVLDLACGVGGFSFLLEDHGFDVVGLDVSEEMIAKAKEYARKRASKVEFIQGDAREIPFEDNTFDYVLFIDSLVHFEPLELNKVFKEVRRVLKPEGKFIIYFTDLRELLPRLKDGLVVGQEYWISKIIPDREEKTVVIEFMSEKDSFRVRFNIWGKTAVELLANLYFAQEVAEKVGNYSYFIIYRPK from the coding sequence ATGGGGTTCGCCGAGTACTACCGGGCCTTCCCCACCTACACGGACATACATTCGGAGGAGTACAGAAGGAGACTCGAAGAGTTGGAGCCCCTCTTGATCAAGTACATGCCGAGGAGAGGGAGAGTTCTCGACTTAGCCTGCGGCGTTGGTGGCTTCTCTTTCCTCCTCGAGGATCATGGGTTTGACGTTGTAGGCCTCGACGTGAGCGAGGAGATGATAGCGAAGGCAAAGGAGTATGCAAGGAAGAGAGCCTCTAAGGTCGAGTTTATCCAAGGAGACGCCAGGGAGATTCCATTCGAAGACAACACCTTCGACTACGTCCTCTTCATAGATAGTCTAGTTCATTTCGAGCCCCTCGAGCTTAATAAAGTCTTCAAAGAAGTGAGGAGGGTTCTAAAACCGGAGGGAAAGTTCATAATATACTTCACGGACCTAAGGGAGCTATTGCCCAGGCTGAAGGATGGATTGGTTGTAGGTCAGGAGTATTGGATAAGCAAGATTATCCCGGACAGAGAGGAGAAAACCGTTGTTATAGAGTTTATGAGCGAAAAGGACTCCTTTAGAGTTCGTTTCAACATCTGGGGGAAGACGGCAGTAGAATTATTGGCCAATTTATATTTCGCTCAAGAGGTCGCGGAAAAAGTTGGAAATTACTCTTACTTCATAATCTATAGACCAAAATGA
- a CDS encoding indolepyruvate oxidoreductase subunit beta: protein MEFNLIIAGVGGQGGLTLSRIIGNAAMFEDYRVRIGETLGMSQRYGSVLSYLRFGEHVYSPLIEEGEADLMLALEPVEALRNARFLGKESHAIINAYPIHTATTLVGKERYPELSEIRAAIERICPVDMLDFQREADKINPRTLGVVMLGYAYGKGLIPLKKDSLLEGIRLTLREKLWEINFRALERGIELAR from the coding sequence ATGGAGTTCAACCTGATAATAGCTGGGGTCGGCGGTCAGGGTGGTCTAACGCTATCGCGCATCATCGGAAACGCCGCCATGTTTGAGGATTATCGGGTTAGAATCGGTGAGACACTCGGGATGAGCCAGCGTTACGGTAGCGTGCTAAGCTACCTTCGCTTTGGTGAGCACGTTTACTCACCGCTCATTGAGGAGGGAGAGGCAGACCTCATGCTTGCTCTGGAACCCGTTGAAGCCCTCAGAAATGCCCGCTTTCTCGGCAAGGAGAGCCACGCCATTATAAATGCCTACCCGATACATACCGCCACGACACTCGTCGGAAAGGAGCGCTATCCCGAACTGTCTGAGATAAGGGCCGCGATAGAGAGGATATGCCCCGTGGACATGCTGGATTTTCAGAGGGAGGCCGACAAGATAAACCCGAGGACGTTAGGTGTTGTCATGCTGGGCTACGCCTACGGCAAGGGTCTTATTCCTCTGAAGAAGGATAGTCTGCTAGAAGGGATAAGGCTCACCCTAAGAGAGAAGCTCTGGGAGATCAACTTCAGGGCGCTTGAGCGGGGCATCGAGCTTGCCCGCTGA
- a CDS encoding MFS transporter codes for MLKGYSKDALMLIFANAIGQLFLQLSIFIMPFYLTVLGYDMGEMGLFFSTQTLAGGLFFLTAGQLSLRLGYKKTLILAALLGLGGRLLQVLALNEYLLALGFFLVGANMGLRQPNFSALLSEQVSEEQRHHAFSISFGLGTMFNAFGVLIAGFAPDYLIGRLGLSEELAYRFVVSLALLQFALVIPALLIIKDVPVKNPKIDWDRELVVKILKFSLPSALIGLGAGITIPYMSLYFRLSFGKTLTAISGVFFLQQLTMSLGSFGLPRLVRKIGPVKVITLFQSTAAILFLVFPSIKTFLLAAAIYVLRSILMNIVWPINDSFMMGFFSTEEKATAAGIRQAFSTFMRGAGNYIGGILFGLSLSYPFYTTATLYILATLMFYAFFIKHNK; via the coding sequence ATGCTGAAAGGGTATTCCAAAGACGCTCTCATGCTCATCTTCGCGAATGCCATCGGCCAGCTGTTCCTTCAGTTATCAATATTCATAATGCCCTTCTACTTGACGGTTCTCGGCTACGATATGGGTGAGATGGGACTCTTCTTCTCGACCCAGACGCTGGCCGGCGGGCTGTTCTTCCTCACGGCGGGTCAGCTCTCCCTGAGGCTTGGCTATAAGAAAACCCTCATCCTGGCCGCCCTTTTAGGTCTTGGCGGAAGGCTCCTTCAGGTGCTTGCCCTCAACGAGTACCTCTTAGCCCTCGGCTTCTTCCTCGTGGGGGCAAACATGGGACTTAGGCAGCCAAACTTCTCAGCCCTCTTGAGCGAGCAGGTTTCCGAGGAGCAGAGGCACCACGCCTTCTCTATAAGCTTCGGCCTTGGAACGATGTTCAACGCCTTCGGAGTTCTCATAGCGGGCTTCGCGCCCGATTACCTAATCGGGAGGCTCGGACTAAGCGAGGAGCTTGCCTACAGATTTGTCGTATCATTAGCCCTCCTCCAATTTGCCCTCGTCATTCCGGCTCTCTTGATTATCAAAGACGTGCCAGTAAAGAACCCCAAGATAGACTGGGACAGGGAGCTGGTTGTCAAGATCTTGAAGTTCTCGCTTCCAAGCGCCCTGATAGGTCTTGGGGCGGGGATAACGATCCCCTACATGAGCCTCTACTTCAGGCTCAGCTTCGGCAAAACCCTCACTGCCATAAGTGGTGTCTTCTTCCTCCAGCAGCTGACGATGTCCCTGGGCTCCTTTGGGCTTCCAAGGCTCGTGAGGAAGATAGGTCCAGTGAAAGTAATAACGCTCTTTCAGAGCACGGCCGCCATCCTTTTCCTCGTGTTCCCCTCAATCAAAACCTTCCTCCTTGCGGCGGCCATCTACGTGCTCCGGTCAATTCTCATGAACATCGTGTGGCCAATCAACGATTCCTTTATGATGGGGTTCTTCTCAACGGAAGAAAAGGCGACAGCCGCGGGAATAAGGCAGGCTTTCTCGACGTTCATGCGCGGGGCTGGGAACTACATAGGGGGCATTCTCTTCGGCCTGTCCCTAAGCTACCCCTTCTACACCACGGCCACCCTCTACATCCTAGCCACACTCATGTTCTACGCCTTCTTCATAAAACACAACAAGTAG
- a CDS encoding phosphate signaling complex PhoU family protein yields MEFFRKIQFTGRSSYIVSLPKGWIQEHGLKKGDSVILVVNPDGSLTIFPRGQKLRKEKKTLEISKDFSPDMAIRLAISAYIQGYDVIELRFPPEIPEYRINVRKTLQSLPGLEIISEEPVRIIAKSLLDEKEISVEELLHRLSSILLAMFEDLELMKRSKNEELIRDINDLENELDRFYFLTLRAVNRLLSSRARLSPEEGIIRRNFDLLGVLFIVRNVERIGDHITRIAENFDEDVDVVYMKEKYDEMMIQIRERNLHKVDALMSELRERVGQIDYRKSIAMESYRRILEYIENIGETIINMAIS; encoded by the coding sequence ATGGAGTTCTTCAGGAAGATACAGTTCACGGGTAGGAGCTCCTATATTGTTTCCTTACCAAAGGGATGGATTCAGGAGCATGGCTTGAAGAAGGGCGACTCGGTAATACTCGTTGTGAATCCGGACGGTTCTCTAACGATATTTCCAAGGGGACAGAAGCTGCGGAAGGAAAAGAAGACACTTGAGATATCTAAGGATTTCTCCCCCGACATGGCAATAAGACTGGCAATATCAGCCTATATCCAGGGCTATGACGTTATAGAGCTGAGGTTTCCTCCTGAGATTCCTGAATACAGGATAAACGTCCGGAAGACACTCCAGTCCCTTCCCGGACTTGAGATAATCTCGGAGGAACCGGTTAGGATAATCGCCAAAAGCCTACTTGATGAGAAGGAGATAAGTGTGGAGGAGCTTCTACACAGACTGAGCTCAATACTCCTCGCGATGTTTGAAGACCTTGAGCTTATGAAAAGGTCGAAGAACGAGGAATTAATCAGGGACATAAACGACCTCGAAAACGAGCTTGACAGGTTCTACTTCCTGACTTTAAGGGCCGTCAACAGGCTCTTATCTAGCAGGGCAAGGCTGAGCCCGGAAGAGGGCATAATAAGACGTAACTTCGACCTCCTCGGCGTGCTTTTCATAGTGAGGAATGTAGAGAGGATCGGAGACCACATAACCCGTATAGCTGAGAACTTCGATGAGGACGTTGACGTGGTCTATATGAAGGAGAAGTATGATGAGATGATGATTCAAATAAGGGAGAGGAATCTCCATAAGGTGGACGCCCTCATGTCCGAGCTTAGGGAGAGGGTGGGCCAGATAGACTACAGGAAGTCCATAGCCATGGAGAGCTACCGTAGGATACTCGAGTACATCGAGAACATAGGAGAGACGATAATTAACATGGCGATAAGCTAG
- a CDS encoding isoaspartyl peptidase/L-asparaginase family protein, which produces MVAIIVHGGAGTIRKEERIPKVIEGVREAVLAGWRELKRGSAIDAVEEAVKVLEDNPVFNAGTGSVLTLDGKVEMDAAIMRGKTLEAGAIAGIWGVKNPISVARKVMEKTDHVLLIGEGAVKFARLMGFPEYDPTTEERKKQWGELRKKLIETGEVKHWKKLSELIKEYPEVLRSTVGAVAFDGEEVVAGTSTGGVFLKMFGRVGDTPIIGGGTYANEVAGASCTGLGEVAIRLALAKTATDFVRLGMDAQAASEAAISLATRYFGPDTMGIIMVDAKSNVGFAKNTRHMSVAYMKEGMDEPYAGV; this is translated from the coding sequence ATGGTCGCAATTATAGTCCACGGTGGCGCCGGGACTATAAGAAAGGAGGAGCGCATCCCCAAGGTCATCGAGGGTGTTAGAGAGGCAGTTCTCGCAGGGTGGAGGGAGTTAAAGAGAGGTTCAGCTATCGACGCCGTGGAGGAGGCGGTGAAGGTTCTCGAGGACAACCCCGTCTTCAACGCGGGTACTGGGTCAGTTCTGACCCTCGACGGGAAGGTTGAGATGGATGCGGCCATAATGCGCGGCAAAACCCTGGAAGCTGGAGCTATTGCCGGAATATGGGGCGTCAAGAATCCAATAAGCGTGGCGAGGAAAGTCATGGAGAAGACAGATCATGTCCTGCTCATAGGAGAAGGTGCTGTAAAGTTCGCCCGTCTCATGGGCTTTCCCGAGTATGACCCGACTACTGAAGAGCGGAAGAAACAGTGGGGGGAGCTGAGGAAGAAGCTCATCGAGACAGGTGAAGTTAAGCACTGGAAGAAGCTGAGCGAGCTCATAAAGGAGTACCCGGAGGTCTTGAGGAGCACCGTTGGAGCGGTAGCCTTCGACGGCGAGGAAGTTGTGGCCGGTACCTCCACGGGCGGTGTCTTCCTAAAGATGTTCGGCCGCGTGGGTGACACGCCAATAATCGGAGGCGGGACTTATGCCAACGAAGTGGCTGGAGCTTCGTGCACGGGTCTCGGCGAGGTCGCCATAAGGCTCGCTCTCGCGAAGACTGCTACGGACTTCGTTCGCCTCGGTATGGATGCCCAAGCTGCAAGCGAAGCGGCAATAAGTTTGGCCACGAGATACTTCGGGCCCGACACTATGGGTATAATCATGGTGGATGCCAAGAGCAACGTGGGCTTTGCGAAGAACACGAGGCATATGAGCGTGGCCTATATGAAAGAGGGTATGGATGAGCCCTACGCGGGTGTCTGA
- a CDS encoding MFS transporter: MEGKIWLLHTSTFFFFLGISIVNPLISPLAISLGASPLIVGSIAAVASIVALLFKPLGGMLGDRGLQFHMMALGAILGALAGGLYIGATLLGSLLLFAIGRAIHGFGMALFFPSSLSTAIDLAPEGRVGETLGWRGMMFSLGNLIGPALGGFIADARGFIAAFVLTVGLSLLAALFVLATYSKIGKRLKKHGDKGGASYRELLRVSFIAASTSLFFMSLAYGGLMTFLPALYKSLGLGTSAFGLYASVMGGASLLTRVFGGREADRRGPLPVATVGLIGLIFAYIFLVLYIEPPLSYVSAALLGASFGLAVPSLQMMALARLPQRIRSLGSGVYTMFFDLGYLTGPVLLGYVAQLWGYRAVFPPLPAIVLLSLLAAQLPRLLKKKVEAEG, translated from the coding sequence ATGGAGGGGAAGATTTGGCTCCTTCACACCTCAACTTTCTTCTTCTTCCTTGGCATCTCGATAGTTAATCCTCTCATCTCTCCCCTCGCCATCAGCCTAGGTGCTTCTCCCTTAATAGTCGGGAGCATCGCCGCGGTGGCTTCCATTGTTGCCCTCCTCTTCAAGCCCTTGGGTGGTATGCTTGGGGATAGGGGGCTTCAGTTCCACATGATGGCCCTTGGTGCCATTCTCGGTGCTCTCGCTGGCGGTCTGTACATCGGAGCTACCCTCCTTGGTAGCCTCCTACTCTTCGCCATTGGCAGGGCAATCCATGGGTTCGGAATGGCCCTCTTCTTCCCGTCCTCCCTATCCACGGCCATAGACCTTGCCCCAGAGGGTAGGGTCGGGGAGACGCTTGGCTGGAGGGGTATGATGTTCTCCCTAGGCAACCTGATAGGACCGGCCCTTGGGGGCTTCATTGCCGATGCTAGGGGCTTTATAGCGGCCTTCGTCCTCACGGTCGGTCTCTCACTCCTCGCCGCTCTCTTCGTTCTGGCTACATACTCAAAGATTGGAAAGAGGCTGAAGAAGCATGGAGATAAGGGCGGGGCCTCCTACAGGGAGCTCCTAAGGGTGAGCTTCATAGCGGCATCAACGTCTCTCTTCTTCATGTCCCTCGCCTACGGTGGACTTATGACCTTCCTTCCGGCCCTTTACAAGTCCCTTGGCCTCGGGACGAGCGCTTTTGGTCTCTATGCCAGCGTCATGGGAGGTGCTAGCCTACTGACAAGGGTATTCGGGGGAAGGGAGGCTGACAGGAGGGGCCCCCTGCCGGTAGCGACCGTCGGACTCATCGGCCTCATTTTTGCCTACATCTTCCTGGTACTTTACATTGAGCCACCCCTATCTTACGTTAGCGCCGCCCTCTTGGGCGCGAGCTTCGGCCTGGCGGTTCCTTCCCTTCAGATGATGGCCCTTGCCCGCCTTCCACAAAGGATAAGGTCCTTGGGCTCCGGCGTATACACGATGTTCTTTGACCTCGGATACCTAACTGGGCCAGTGCTCCTTGGGTACGTTGCCCAGCTCTGGGGGTATCGGGCGGTTTTCCCACCTCTACCCGCGATAGTGCTCCTCTCTCTCCTCGCGGCCCAGCTCCCAAGGCTTTTAAAGAAGAAAGTGGAAGCCGAAGGGTGA
- a CDS encoding radical SAM protein, with translation MLIRISYGTAIAMGLIRARMLARPTTAYLMTYFPGHCRNDCAFCPQARSSRANLEKLSRVVWPVFELEEVLEVLPKGGFSRICLQTVDYPGLVDDVLELLEALHPLGLPVSISITPVSKDVLEAFRELGVDHVGIGLDVASESLYGKIKRSLYSWRDMWKFTEDVIEVLGKGKAIVHLIAGLGETDRELLATIQGAYDMGAEVSLFAFTPVKGTALENGKSPPLRRYRRVQVALHIIRLGIARAEEFHYDEEGNLVSFGISKDELRGVLGPWVFVTHGCPGCNRPHYNERPGREPYNYPDVYWVRIDFERIIKELGIL, from the coding sequence ATGCTGATAAGAATCTCCTACGGAACCGCGATAGCAATGGGCCTTATCAGGGCAAGGATGCTTGCCCGTCCGACGACCGCCTACCTAATGACTTATTTCCCGGGTCACTGTCGCAACGATTGCGCCTTCTGTCCCCAAGCGAGGTCCAGCAGGGCCAACCTCGAGAAGCTCTCGCGGGTCGTCTGGCCAGTCTTCGAGCTCGAAGAAGTCTTGGAGGTCCTCCCGAAGGGGGGCTTCTCTAGAATATGCCTCCAGACGGTAGATTACCCTGGCCTCGTTGACGACGTCCTCGAACTCCTCGAAGCTCTTCATCCACTCGGCCTTCCAGTGTCCATATCCATAACTCCGGTTTCTAAGGATGTTCTTGAAGCCTTCAGGGAGCTTGGCGTCGACCACGTAGGAATCGGGCTCGACGTCGCCAGTGAGTCCCTTTACGGAAAGATAAAGCGCTCCCTGTACTCATGGAGAGACATGTGGAAGTTTACGGAGGATGTCATCGAGGTCTTGGGAAAGGGGAAGGCTATCGTACACTTAATAGCTGGGCTTGGTGAGACGGACAGGGAGCTTTTGGCGACCATCCAAGGGGCTTACGATATGGGGGCAGAAGTGTCTCTCTTTGCTTTCACCCCGGTGAAGGGAACCGCCCTCGAGAACGGGAAGTCCCCACCACTTAGGCGGTACCGCAGGGTTCAGGTTGCCCTCCACATCATAAGGCTCGGGATTGCGAGGGCCGAAGAATTCCATTACGACGAAGAGGGCAACCTCGTCTCCTTTGGGATTTCGAAGGATGAGCTGAGGGGGGTGCTCGGCCCTTGGGTCTTTGTGACCCATGGATGTCCGGGATGCAACAGGCCTCACTACAATGAAAGACCGGGAAGGGAGCCCTATAACTATCCGGACGTTTATTGGGTCAGGATAGATTTTGAGAGAATAATTAAGGAGCTTGGTATCCTGTGA
- a CDS encoding OPT family oligopeptide transporter, whose product MEFKPYVPPEKSLPEFTIKALVLGLLLSVIMGAANAYLGMYAGMTVSASIPAAVISMAILLAFKDRNILENNMVQTAASAGEALAAGVIFTLPALIVLEVYTEFPYYLVTIIAALGGSLGALFTVVLRRAFIVEEKLPYPEGTACAEVLIAGDRGGAHAKPIFIGGIIGAAYKFLGSTGLWAGTIEAAKMVGRRVLYIGSDLSAALVSVGYIVGLNIAFLVFLGGAIAWFIAIPIYAAKMTGLEGSALDIAWTIWSTKIRYMGVGAMIVGGLWSLVKLRSQIARGIRSGLEAARRRQAGESVLRTEEDLPLNYVLMLIGAFVIPLFLLYLHILDSIGMAFVMAILMLILGFFGSAIAGYLAGIVGSSNNPVSGITIMSLLFTALILKGLGLSGTEGMVATILVAAVVCTAAAIAGDTMQDLATGYLVGATPRRQQIFEVLGTFAAALIMAPVLNLLIKAYGIAGTPTAKENPLPAPQAFLMAKVTEGVFMGTLEWAMVYIGAGIAIVLIILDEFLRLKGSKFRTPVMPVAVGIYLPLSLGVPIFIGGILRWLVDRARGGGEKPTDAGVLGAAGIIAGEAIMGIIFAALIVGNMAPSVGFSSNILGLLLLAAIAGWLYYTGRKGVE is encoded by the coding sequence ATGGAGTTCAAACCCTATGTGCCGCCTGAAAAATCCCTGCCCGAATTCACAATTAAGGCTCTGGTACTGGGCCTCCTGTTGTCAGTGATCATGGGCGCAGCAAACGCCTATCTCGGTATGTACGCCGGTATGACCGTCAGCGCCAGTATCCCTGCGGCGGTTATCTCGATGGCAATTCTCCTCGCCTTCAAGGACAGGAACATCCTTGAAAACAACATGGTTCAGACTGCAGCGTCGGCCGGTGAGGCCCTTGCGGCGGGCGTGATATTCACCCTGCCTGCACTGATAGTTCTTGAGGTCTACACGGAGTTTCCCTACTATCTCGTGACGATAATTGCGGCCCTTGGTGGTTCCCTCGGTGCGCTGTTCACGGTAGTTCTGAGGAGGGCCTTCATAGTCGAGGAGAAGCTCCCCTATCCTGAAGGAACGGCCTGTGCGGAAGTTCTTATAGCAGGTGACAGGGGAGGGGCTCATGCTAAGCCGATATTCATCGGTGGCATAATAGGTGCCGCCTACAAGTTTCTTGGAAGCACAGGTCTCTGGGCTGGCACCATTGAGGCTGCAAAGATGGTTGGCAGGAGGGTCCTCTACATAGGAAGCGACCTCTCGGCGGCCCTCGTTAGCGTCGGCTACATCGTTGGTCTTAACATAGCCTTTCTGGTCTTCCTCGGCGGTGCCATAGCGTGGTTTATAGCGATTCCGATATACGCTGCCAAGATGACAGGTCTCGAGGGTAGTGCCCTCGATATCGCATGGACAATATGGAGCACGAAGATAAGGTATATGGGCGTCGGTGCGATGATCGTCGGTGGTCTGTGGAGCTTGGTCAAGCTTAGGAGCCAGATAGCGAGGGGAATAAGGTCGGGCCTTGAGGCGGCGAGGAGGAGGCAGGCTGGCGAAAGCGTTCTCAGGACAGAGGAGGACTTACCGCTGAACTACGTGCTCATGCTGATAGGCGCCTTCGTTATCCCGCTGTTCCTCTTATACCTGCACATCCTTGATTCCATCGGCATGGCGTTCGTGATGGCAATCCTGATGCTCATCCTTGGCTTCTTCGGCAGCGCGATAGCCGGCTACTTGGCCGGTATCGTCGGCTCATCCAACAACCCGGTGTCGGGAATCACAATCATGAGCCTCCTCTTCACGGCCCTCATACTTAAGGGGCTCGGCCTCAGCGGGACGGAGGGAATGGTCGCTACAATACTCGTGGCTGCCGTGGTCTGTACGGCCGCGGCCATAGCGGGCGACACCATGCAAGACCTCGCCACGGGTTATCTCGTAGGCGCAACGCCCAGGCGGCAGCAGATATTTGAGGTCCTTGGAACCTTCGCGGCTGCCCTTATCATGGCCCCTGTGCTCAACCTCCTAATCAAGGCCTACGGAATAGCGGGCACACCAACGGCCAAGGAGAATCCGCTCCCGGCTCCACAGGCGTTCCTCATGGCTAAGGTCACGGAGGGTGTCTTTATGGGAACACTTGAGTGGGCAATGGTCTACATTGGAGCAGGTATAGCAATCGTCCTCATAATACTTGACGAGTTCCTCAGGCTGAAGGGCTCGAAGTTCAGAACACCCGTCATGCCTGTCGCCGTCGGAATATATCTGCCCCTCAGCCTCGGCGTTCCGATATTCATCGGTGGCATACTTAGGTGGCTCGTGGATAGGGCCAGGGGCGGCGGCGAGAAGCCTACCGACGCCGGTGTCCTTGGAGCGGCGGGAATAATCGCCGGTGAAGCAATAATGGGCATAATCTTCGCCGCTCTGATTGTGGGCAACATGGCGCCCTCCGTCGGCTTCAGCAGCAACATCCTCGGTCTCCTCCTCCTGGCAGCCATAGCCGGCTGGCTCTATTACACGGGCAGGAAGGGCGTTGAGTGA
- a CDS encoding PqqD family protein yields MKDYLPLIPVRNPKVELKRVEGKFCLMIPMDSPFDFLARMLHGDYRRLELDEVGAYVWQLCDGRRNVEEIGRKLREKFGDEVEPLYERLVTFLLQLAKRGLITFKEPE; encoded by the coding sequence ATGAAAGACTATCTGCCCTTGATCCCGGTCAGGAATCCGAAGGTCGAACTGAAGAGGGTTGAGGGGAAGTTTTGCCTCATGATTCCCATGGACTCTCCCTTCGACTTCCTCGCGAGGATGCTCCATGGAGACTACCGCCGCCTAGAGCTCGATGAGGTCGGCGCCTACGTCTGGCAGCTCTGCGACGGGAGGAGGAACGTCGAGGAGATTGGGAGGAAGCTCAGGGAGAAGTTTGGAGATGAAGTAGAGCCCCTCTACGAGAGGCTTGTAACCTTCCTCCTCCAGCTGGCCAAGAGGGGGCTGATTACATTTAAGGAACCTGAGTAA
- a CDS encoding M20 family metallo-hydrolase — translation MVRTLVELIKIPAISPDYGYEGEYDKAQKLLEIIKDWPFDKVEVYNAPDERAKNGVRPNILAYYYGENPEGPRLWILTHLDVVPPGDIGKWESDPFKPVIKDGKVYGRGSEDNGQSIVASLYAVKAMMNLGIRPKRTVILAFVSDEETGSKYGIDWLMKEHPELFKKDDLVLVPDGGNGDGTFIEVAEKSILWFRVKVRGKQVHASMPNKGLNAHRVALDYAYHLDKLLHEKYGDRDELFEPAESTFEPTMVKGPADSPNIAPGEHEVVFDCRVLPKYRLYDILADAKKLAKEVEARYRKELDGELLPKIEIEVLQRLDAPAPTDPDSEIVRLLQEVLRRLRGKEAKVGGIGGGTFAAFFRKLGIPAVVWATLDETAHQPNEYAKIDNMVEDAKVMAALALL, via the coding sequence ATGGTCAGAACACTCGTTGAGCTGATAAAGATCCCAGCCATAAGCCCGGATTACGGCTACGAGGGCGAGTACGACAAGGCTCAGAAGCTTTTGGAGATAATCAAGGACTGGCCCTTCGATAAGGTTGAAGTCTATAACGCCCCCGACGAGCGGGCAAAGAATGGCGTAAGGCCTAACATCCTGGCATACTACTACGGCGAAAACCCCGAAGGGCCGAGACTCTGGATTCTAACTCATCTAGATGTCGTTCCTCCAGGAGATATCGGCAAGTGGGAAAGTGATCCTTTCAAGCCCGTTATCAAGGATGGGAAGGTGTACGGAAGGGGGAGCGAGGATAACGGGCAGAGCATCGTCGCTTCGCTCTACGCCGTAAAGGCCATGATGAACCTCGGGATAAGGCCGAAGAGAACAGTTATCCTGGCTTTCGTTAGTGACGAGGAAACCGGGAGTAAATACGGCATTGATTGGCTAATGAAAGAGCATCCAGAGCTCTTCAAGAAGGACGACCTAGTCCTCGTTCCGGACGGCGGGAACGGGGATGGAACATTCATAGAGGTCGCGGAGAAGAGCATTCTGTGGTTCCGTGTTAAGGTAAGGGGCAAACAGGTCCATGCGAGCATGCCCAACAAAGGTTTAAACGCCCACCGCGTTGCCCTCGACTACGCCTACCACCTTGACAAGCTCCTCCACGAAAAATACGGGGACAGAGACGAGCTCTTTGAGCCAGCAGAGAGCACCTTCGAGCCGACGATGGTTAAGGGTCCTGCGGATTCCCCTAACATCGCTCCGGGTGAGCACGAGGTTGTCTTTGACTGCCGCGTCCTTCCCAAATATAGGTTATATGATATTCTAGCCGATGCCAAGAAGCTTGCCAAAGAAGTCGAGGCGAGGTACAGAAAGGAACTCGATGGAGAACTTCTACCAAAGATAGAAATCGAGGTCCTTCAGAGGCTCGATGCCCCAGCGCCAACCGATCCAGACAGCGAAATCGTAAGGCTCCTCCAGGAGGTCCTGAGGAGGCTCCGCGGAAAGGAAGCTAAGGTCGGTGGAATCGGGGGCGGAACTTTTGCGGCTTTCTTCAGAAAGCTCGGCATACCGGCAGTCGTATGGGCGACGCTCGATGAGACGGCCCATCAGCCCAACGAGTACGCCAAGATAGACAACATGGTCGAGGATGCGAAGGTTATGGCGGCCTTGGCGTTGCTTTGA
- a CDS encoding RlmF-related methyltransferase has translation MRSPRWKDGRLGLPIMEAVRLFPELGRYLDERGRLDFSNREARILYNKAVAKALFGLDIEYHPRGLVTPPISRYIFLKIFLRGGEKVLEIGTGHTAMMALMAEKLFNCIVTATELDDEFFAYAKLNVERNNAKVRLIKSNGGIIRGVVPPETFDVIFSAPPYYERHVRGVLTEREAVGGGRFGEAFSIKLLEEAVDYLRPGGKVALFLPDKGPLIEAVKEKGKELGYEIRDIRFKVGTRWRHALIGTRAVGVSSPLGGGALSSSSLD, from the coding sequence ATGCGGTCCCCCCGATGGAAGGACGGAAGACTTGGCCTGCCCATAATGGAAGCCGTTAGGCTATTTCCTGAGCTTGGTAGATACCTCGACGAGAGAGGAAGGCTTGATTTCTCAAATCGGGAGGCGCGCATCCTTTATAACAAAGCGGTGGCTAAGGCCCTCTTCGGCCTCGACATCGAGTATCATCCCCGGGGCCTTGTGACCCCTCCAATCTCGCGCTACATCTTCCTGAAGATATTCCTACGGGGTGGCGAGAAGGTTCTGGAAATCGGCACTGGCCACACGGCGATGATGGCGTTGATGGCAGAGAAGCTCTTCAACTGCATCGTTACCGCCACGGAGCTCGACGACGAGTTCTTCGCCTACGCTAAGCTCAACGTGGAAAGGAACAACGCGAAGGTGAGACTCATAAAGAGCAACGGCGGGATAATCAGGGGCGTCGTGCCTCCAGAAACCTTTGACGTAATATTCTCTGCCCCTCCCTACTATGAGAGACATGTAAGGGGCGTCCTCACGGAGAGGGAAGCCGTTGGTGGCGGGAGGTTCGGGGAAGCATTCTCCATTAAACTCTTGGAGGAAGCTGTGGACTACCTGAGGCCGGGAGGTAAGGTGGCCCTATTTCTCCCAGATAAGGGCCCGCTAATAGAGGCGGTGAAAGAGAAGGGAAAGGAGTTGGGCTATGAGATAAGGGATATCAGATTTAAGGTAGGAACGAGGTGGAGGCATGCCCTCATAGGGACTCGGGCCGTGGGCGTTTCCTCACCGCTCGGTGGAGGTGCTCTCTCTTCATCGTCCCTCGATTAG